A single window of Jiangella alkaliphila DNA harbors:
- a CDS encoding beta-1,3-glucanase family protein: MSAIRRLAGTLAALALVASGSAAAAPAAAAVPATIPLTITNDSGRGDPVHIYVLGERDGRLGYADAAGTFHPWPTVGSVPVDAPDASIAGPADRQSLTIQLPQLSGRVYFSYGSKLVFKIVNDGRLVQPAVQNPSDPNRNLLFNWTEYTLNGSGLWINSTQVDFFSAPYQTGLRRADGSVAGTGMLQPDGFGAVVAALDATPGWDGLVQTAPDGSVLRVLSPGHAVGTGQLDPNVFAGYVDRVWAKYRAETLTVRPYANEPGRVFHGRVSGDVMTFTNAAGAVVTTFPKPSSDSILGCHRDLAAPNDDVGAIARTLCAGFNRSTLLVNSQQPDSGSGAFYQDAVTNHYAKHIHAQMADGRAYAFAFDDVGQHESLVHDGDPAAAYIQLDPFSGAATPIGGG; the protein is encoded by the coding sequence GTGTCCGCCATCAGGAGACTCGCCGGCACACTCGCCGCACTCGCCCTCGTCGCGTCCGGATCGGCGGCCGCCGCGCCGGCGGCCGCGGCCGTCCCCGCCACGATCCCGCTCACCATCACCAACGACTCCGGCCGCGGCGACCCCGTCCACATCTACGTCCTCGGCGAGCGCGACGGCCGGCTCGGATACGCCGACGCCGCCGGCACCTTCCATCCGTGGCCCACGGTCGGCTCGGTCCCGGTCGACGCGCCCGACGCCTCCATCGCGGGCCCGGCCGACAGGCAGTCGCTCACGATCCAGCTGCCCCAACTCTCCGGCCGGGTCTACTTCTCCTACGGCAGCAAGCTCGTCTTCAAGATCGTCAACGACGGCCGGCTGGTGCAGCCGGCGGTCCAGAACCCCAGCGACCCGAACCGGAACCTCCTGTTCAACTGGACCGAGTACACCCTCAACGGCTCCGGCCTGTGGATCAACAGCACCCAGGTCGACTTCTTCTCCGCGCCCTACCAGACCGGTCTGCGCCGCGCCGACGGGTCGGTCGCCGGCACCGGCATGCTCCAGCCTGACGGCTTCGGCGCCGTGGTCGCGGCCCTCGACGCGACACCCGGCTGGGACGGCCTCGTCCAGACCGCACCGGACGGCTCCGTGCTGCGCGTGCTGTCGCCCGGGCACGCGGTCGGGACCGGACAGCTCGACCCGAACGTGTTCGCCGGCTACGTCGACCGGGTCTGGGCCAAGTACCGCGCCGAGACCCTCACCGTCCGGCCCTACGCCAACGAGCCGGGCCGGGTGTTCCACGGCCGCGTGTCCGGCGACGTCATGACGTTCACGAACGCGGCCGGCGCGGTGGTCACCACGTTCCCGAAGCCGTCGAGCGACTCGATCCTCGGCTGCCACCGCGACCTCGCCGCCCCGAACGACGACGTGGGCGCGATCGCGCGGACCCTGTGCGCGGGGTTCAACCGGTCGACGCTGCTGGTGAACTCGCAGCAGCCTGACTCGGGCAGCGGCGCGTTCTACCAGGACGCGGTGACCAACCACTACGCGAAGCACATCCACGCGCAGATGGCCGACGGCCGGGCCTACGCCTTCGCCTTCGACGACGTCGGCCAGCACGAGTCGCTCGTGCACGACGGCGACCCTGCGGCGGCGTACATCCAGCTGGACCCGTTCTCCGGCGCGGCCACCCCGATCGGCGGCGGCTAG
- a CDS encoding ATP-binding protein, with protein MPDISRIAIVNRGEAAMRLIHAVRDLNARPGPAGGGAKVRTIALYTDVDAAAAFVRQADEAYLLGPAAQRPYLDLARLERALTDVRADAVWVGWGFVAEDPNFADLCQRLGITFIGPSAEAMRRLGDKIGSKLIAEEVGVPVAPWSRGGVDTLQDALAAAERIGYPLMLKASAGGGGRGIRRIGSPAELTEAYQRTRDEAQRAFGSGVVFLERLVTGARHVEVQIIADGQGTAWAVGVRDCTIQRRNQKVIEESASPLLPPDGVAEVKAAAERLAIAVGYAGAGTVEFLYHPGERSFAFLEVNTRLQVEHPITEAVTGLDLVLLQLRIAAGEALTGERPAERGHAVEARLNAEDPDRDFAPAPGRIGRLEFPTGPGIRVDTGVAEGDTIPSDFDSMIAKIIAHGADRAEALARLRRALAETTVVIDGGATNKSFALDLLDQPEVIGPFDEDGRVLGAQGVTCADTGWIDRVRSEGRLVSRRHAGVALVAAAIEAYEESERVEVARFLETARGGRPQTQHEPGRVIELELRGATSTMTVRQCAAGSYQVGLVDAAGVEQVVEARLDRLDEVHGRLRIGDHTFRLVTATHPPVHLVEVDGVTHRISRAEGGMLRAPAPALVVATPVAVGAEVAAGAPVLVLESMKMETVVPAPFAGRVKELVVRAGSQVETGAPLARLEPIGDPSAAPRDARPAGDDPAAEVAALRPVRTERAQAVAALDLLRGLVMGYDVDPGRRREAIADHLRLREHLADDRPAVLRAEMRLLWLITDFAELSRNRPARDEGNTELRVHSTREHFHTFLLSLDPERGGLPDQFRERLLRVLRHYRVTGLDRTPELGEALFRIFLAQQQTDTDVEIATSILQRWLAEPRPATGLARAARGELERLVRATQLRFPVVGDLARSIRFRWFDQPLVDAERRAVLDGVAAEVRALTSADAPDREHRIDALTQIPEQLVGFLRDRMFEQFPATEPLLEVLIRRHYREYALHDVAVTDVAGRPLVRAEYHSDEHGSTRVISTIADIADLTAPSDGTGLAAVIGGALADDHENVVEVYLRWDGMPDDPQDTSARLNELIAAQPFATRVRRICVATCPELGRAVDYFTFRPDPDAAPPALVEDDLVRGMHPMVGRRLNLWRLINFDVTRLEAPGDVILYEAVAKTNPADRRLVACAQVRQLAVVRDDAGRVVGLPHAERAVEQCLEAIRRVRTARGRAGTRLDLNHVWVTVWPVVEADVEQLAALQAKITPLSEGAGLEEVLAQGQIADQDGKVHPIAIRFHAQPGAGTVADIIAPPTKPLAPLDDYAAKVLRARRRGLVYPYELEAVLAGGGTLTELDLDDDGALVEVLRPRGRNTAGIIVAKVTTPTKLYPEGVTRIVLCGDPTMSLGALAEAECARVIAALDLAEDLGVPLEWFALSAGARVAMDSGTENMDWVAAALRRIVEFTQRGGEINVVVAGINVGAQPYWNAEATMLMHTRGVLIMTPDSAMVLTGKQTLDFSGSVSAEDNFGIGGYDRVMGPNGQAQYWVANLAEALGVLMAHYEQTYVLPGERGPRVAVSTDPDNRDISPYPHGGEFATVGDVFSAAANPDRKKPFDIRTVMRAVADADAGLRERWAGMADAETAVVTDTRLGGQSVSLIGIESKPVPRRGFPPTDGPDTYTAGTLFPRSSKKIARAINAASGNRPMVVLANLSGFDGSPESMRNLQLEYGAEIGRAVVNFQGPIVFCVISRYHGGAFVVFSKRLNPRMTVLALEGSYASVLGGAPAAAVVFSAEVDKRAAADPAVMALERKIEAATNGERGPLLVQLADLRAELRAEKISEVAAEFDRIHSIRRAVEVGSVDEVVSVAELRPKIIAAIRRGLA; from the coding sequence GTGCCCGACATCTCCCGCATCGCGATCGTCAACCGGGGAGAGGCCGCCATGCGGCTCATCCACGCCGTCCGCGACCTCAACGCCAGGCCGGGACCCGCGGGCGGGGGCGCGAAGGTCCGGACGATCGCGCTGTATACAGACGTCGACGCGGCGGCGGCGTTCGTCCGGCAGGCCGACGAGGCGTACCTGCTGGGCCCGGCCGCACAGCGGCCGTACCTCGACCTGGCCAGGCTGGAGCGCGCGCTGACGGACGTCCGCGCCGACGCCGTCTGGGTGGGGTGGGGGTTCGTCGCCGAGGACCCGAACTTCGCCGACCTGTGCCAGCGGCTCGGCATCACGTTCATCGGGCCGAGCGCGGAGGCGATGCGCCGGCTGGGCGACAAGATCGGGTCCAAGCTGATCGCCGAGGAGGTCGGCGTCCCGGTCGCGCCGTGGAGCCGCGGCGGCGTCGACACCCTCCAGGACGCGCTGGCCGCAGCCGAGCGGATCGGCTACCCGCTGATGCTCAAGGCCAGCGCGGGCGGCGGCGGCCGCGGCATCCGCCGGATCGGATCGCCGGCCGAGCTCACCGAGGCCTACCAGCGCACCCGGGACGAGGCCCAGCGCGCCTTCGGCAGCGGCGTCGTGTTCCTGGAGCGGCTGGTCACCGGCGCACGGCACGTCGAGGTGCAGATCATCGCCGACGGGCAGGGGACGGCGTGGGCGGTCGGCGTCCGCGACTGCACGATCCAGCGCCGCAACCAGAAGGTGATCGAGGAGTCCGCGTCGCCGCTGCTGCCGCCCGACGGCGTCGCCGAGGTGAAGGCGGCGGCCGAGCGGCTGGCGATCGCCGTCGGGTACGCCGGCGCCGGCACGGTCGAGTTCCTGTACCACCCGGGGGAGCGCTCGTTCGCGTTCCTGGAGGTGAACACGCGGCTGCAGGTCGAGCACCCGATCACCGAGGCGGTGACCGGGCTGGACCTCGTCCTGCTGCAGCTGCGCATCGCCGCCGGGGAGGCGCTGACGGGCGAGCGCCCGGCCGAGCGCGGGCACGCCGTCGAGGCCCGGCTGAACGCCGAGGACCCCGACCGCGACTTCGCCCCGGCGCCGGGCCGGATCGGCCGGCTCGAGTTCCCCACCGGGCCCGGGATCCGGGTCGACACCGGCGTCGCCGAGGGCGACACGATCCCGTCCGACTTCGACTCGATGATCGCCAAGATCATCGCCCACGGCGCGGACCGCGCCGAGGCGCTGGCCCGGCTGCGCCGCGCGCTGGCCGAGACCACGGTGGTGATCGACGGCGGTGCGACGAACAAGAGCTTCGCGCTCGACCTGCTGGACCAGCCCGAGGTCATCGGCCCGTTCGACGAGGACGGCCGCGTCCTGGGGGCGCAAGGGGTGACATGCGCGGACACCGGCTGGATCGACCGGGTCCGGTCGGAGGGCCGGCTGGTGTCACGGCGGCACGCCGGGGTGGCGCTGGTCGCGGCCGCGATCGAGGCGTACGAGGAGTCCGAGCGGGTCGAGGTCGCCCGCTTCCTCGAGACCGCCCGCGGCGGCCGGCCGCAGACCCAGCACGAACCCGGCCGGGTGATCGAGCTCGAGCTGCGCGGCGCGACGTCGACGATGACGGTGCGGCAGTGCGCGGCCGGCAGCTACCAGGTCGGGCTGGTCGACGCGGCCGGCGTCGAGCAGGTGGTCGAAGCGCGGCTGGACCGGCTGGACGAGGTCCACGGCCGGCTGCGGATCGGCGACCACACGTTCCGGCTGGTCACGGCCACCCATCCGCCGGTACACCTGGTCGAGGTCGACGGCGTCACGCACCGGATCAGCCGCGCCGAGGGCGGCATGCTGCGCGCCCCGGCGCCCGCGCTGGTCGTCGCCACCCCGGTCGCCGTCGGCGCCGAGGTCGCGGCCGGTGCGCCGGTGCTGGTGCTCGAGTCGATGAAGATGGAGACCGTGGTGCCGGCGCCGTTCGCCGGACGGGTCAAGGAGCTGGTCGTCCGCGCCGGGAGCCAGGTCGAGACGGGCGCGCCGCTGGCCCGGCTGGAACCGATCGGCGACCCGTCCGCGGCGCCGCGGGACGCCCGGCCGGCCGGCGACGACCCGGCGGCCGAGGTGGCCGCGCTCCGGCCGGTCCGGACCGAACGGGCCCAGGCGGTCGCGGCCCTCGACCTGCTGCGCGGCCTGGTGATGGGCTACGACGTCGACCCGGGCCGGCGCCGCGAGGCGATCGCCGACCACCTGCGGCTGCGCGAGCACCTCGCCGACGACCGGCCCGCGGTGCTGCGGGCGGAGATGCGGCTGCTCTGGCTGATCACCGACTTCGCCGAGCTGAGCCGCAACCGGCCGGCGCGCGACGAGGGCAACACCGAGCTGCGCGTGCACAGCACCCGTGAGCACTTCCACACGTTCCTGCTGTCGCTCGACCCCGAGCGCGGCGGCCTGCCGGACCAGTTCCGCGAGCGGCTGCTGCGCGTGCTGCGGCACTACCGCGTCACCGGCCTGGACCGCACGCCGGAGCTGGGCGAGGCGCTGTTCCGGATCTTCCTCGCCCAGCAGCAGACCGACACCGACGTGGAGATCGCGACGTCGATCCTGCAGCGCTGGCTGGCCGAGCCGCGGCCGGCGACGGGGCTGGCCCGGGCCGCGCGGGGCGAGCTGGAGCGGCTGGTCCGGGCGACCCAGCTGCGCTTTCCCGTGGTGGGCGACCTGGCCCGGTCGATCCGGTTCCGCTGGTTCGACCAGCCGCTGGTGGACGCCGAGCGGCGGGCGGTGCTGGACGGCGTCGCCGCCGAGGTGCGGGCGCTGACCTCCGCCGACGCGCCCGATCGGGAGCATCGGATCGACGCGCTGACGCAGATCCCGGAGCAGCTGGTCGGCTTCCTCCGCGACCGGATGTTCGAGCAGTTCCCGGCGACGGAGCCGCTGCTGGAGGTGCTGATCCGCCGGCACTACCGCGAGTACGCGCTGCACGACGTCGCCGTGACGGACGTGGCCGGCCGCCCCCTCGTGCGGGCCGAGTACCACTCAGACGAGCACGGCTCGACCCGGGTGATCTCCACCATCGCCGACATCGCCGACCTGACCGCGCCGTCTGACGGCACCGGCCTGGCCGCGGTGATCGGCGGCGCGCTGGCCGACGACCACGAGAACGTCGTCGAGGTCTATCTGCGCTGGGACGGGATGCCGGACGACCCGCAGGACACGTCGGCTCGGCTGAACGAGCTGATCGCGGCCCAGCCGTTCGCCACCCGCGTGCGCCGGATCTGCGTGGCGACCTGCCCGGAGCTCGGCCGGGCGGTCGACTACTTCACCTTCCGGCCCGATCCGGACGCGGCGCCGCCGGCCCTGGTCGAGGACGACCTCGTGCGCGGCATGCACCCGATGGTCGGCCGCCGGCTCAACCTGTGGCGGCTGATCAATTTCGACGTGACGCGGCTGGAGGCGCCGGGCGACGTGATCCTCTACGAGGCCGTCGCCAAGACCAACCCGGCCGACCGGCGGCTGGTCGCCTGCGCCCAGGTGCGGCAGCTGGCGGTGGTCCGCGACGACGCCGGCCGGGTGGTCGGCCTGCCGCACGCCGAACGGGCGGTCGAGCAGTGCCTGGAGGCGATCCGCCGGGTCCGGACCGCCCGCGGCCGCGCGGGCACGCGGCTGGACCTCAACCACGTCTGGGTCACCGTCTGGCCGGTGGTCGAGGCCGACGTCGAGCAGCTGGCCGCGCTGCAGGCCAAGATCACGCCGCTGAGCGAGGGCGCCGGGCTCGAGGAGGTGCTGGCCCAGGGCCAGATCGCCGACCAGGACGGCAAGGTGCACCCGATCGCCATCCGGTTCCACGCCCAGCCCGGCGCCGGCACCGTCGCCGACATCATCGCGCCGCCGACGAAGCCGCTGGCGCCGCTGGACGACTACGCCGCCAAGGTGCTGCGGGCCCGACGCCGCGGCCTGGTCTATCCGTACGAGCTGGAGGCCGTGCTGGCCGGCGGCGGCACGCTGACCGAGCTCGACCTCGACGACGACGGCGCGCTGGTGGAGGTGCTCCGCCCGCGCGGGCGCAACACCGCCGGGATCATCGTCGCGAAGGTGACGACGCCGACCAAGCTCTATCCCGAGGGCGTCACCCGCATCGTGCTCTGCGGCGACCCGACGATGTCGCTCGGCGCGCTGGCCGAGGCCGAGTGCGCGCGGGTGATCGCCGCGCTCGACCTCGCCGAGGACCTCGGCGTGCCGCTGGAGTGGTTCGCGCTGTCGGCCGGCGCCCGCGTCGCGATGGACTCCGGCACCGAGAACATGGACTGGGTCGCCGCGGCGCTGCGGCGCATCGTCGAGTTCACCCAGCGCGGCGGCGAGATCAACGTCGTCGTGGCCGGCATCAACGTGGGCGCGCAGCCGTACTGGAACGCCGAGGCGACCATGCTGATGCACACCCGCGGCGTGCTGATCATGACGCCGGACTCGGCGATGGTGCTCACCGGCAAGCAGACGCTGGACTTCTCCGGCAGCGTGTCCGCCGAGGACAACTTCGGCATCGGCGGCTACGACCGCGTCATGGGCCCGAACGGGCAGGCGCAGTACTGGGTGGCGAACCTGGCCGAGGCGCTCGGCGTCCTGATGGCGCACTACGAGCAGACCTACGTGCTGCCGGGCGAGCGCGGGCCGCGGGTCGCCGTCAGCACCGACCCCGACAACCGCGACATCTCGCCGTACCCGCACGGCGGCGAGTTCGCCACGGTCGGCGACGTGTTCTCCGCGGCCGCGAACCCGGACCGGAAGAAGCCGTTCGACATCCGCACGGTGATGCGCGCCGTCGCCGACGCCGACGCGGGCCTGCGCGAGCGGTGGGCCGGCATGGCCGACGCCGAGACGGCCGTGGTCACCGACACCCGGCTCGGCGGGCAGTCGGTCAGCCTCATCGGGATCGAGTCCAAGCCGGTGCCGCGGCGCGGATTCCCGCCCACCGACGGCCCGGACACCTACACCGCGGGGACGCTGTTCCCGCGGTCGTCGAAGAAGATCGCCCGCGCCATCAACGCGGCGTCGGGCAACCGGCCGATGGTGGTGCTGGCGAACCTGTCCGGCTTCGACGGATCGCCGGAGTCGATGCGGAACCTGCAGCTGGAGTACGGCGCGGAGATCGGCCGGGCGGTGGTCAACTTCCAGGGGCCGATCGTGTTCTGCGTGATCTCCCGCTACCACGGCGGCGCCTTCGTGGTGTTCTCCAAGCGGCTCAACCCGCGGATGACGGTGCTGGCGCTGGAGGGCTCCTACGCCTCGGTGCTCGGCGGCGCCCCGGCCGCGGCCGTCGTGTTCTCGGCCGAGGTCGACAAGCGGGCCGCCGCCGACCCCGCGGTGATGGCGTTGGAACGGAAGATCGAGGCCGCGACGAACGGCGAGCGCGGGCCGCTGCTGGTCCAGCTGGCCGACCTCCGGGCGGAGCTGAGGGCCGAGAAGATCTCCGAGGTGGCGGCCGAGTTCGACCGCATCCACAGCATCCGGCGGGCGGTCGAGGTCGGTTCGGTCGACGAGGTCGTCTCCGTCGCCGAGCTGCGGCCGAAGATCATCGCCGCGATCCGCCGCGGGCTGGCCTGA